ACTGTCATGGGAACTCAAAGTTTGTCAGCACTGGCAAAGCTTTCTGGCTATCGAGGAGGGCATAACTTCCAAAGTTTTCAACCGACTGGCAAGTAACCCAAAGCGAGCGGGGCAGATCTTGAGGCAGCGTTCGCACAGATATTATACTAGCTGACACAACACCCAACAGCTTCTAAAACAAGTAAATCTGCCTGCGAGAAATCCAACCGCTTCTGGTAAAGATGTGTTAGACGATCTAGATCTAGACACGCCAAATCAGGAAATCGATCGCTCTTTCTTAGACGATGAGTTGTCATTGTAGCTTGGTTATGGCGAAAGCAGTTGGGCAATGAGACGATCTAGCGCTTTGGCAGCAGCTTTGTAACTCCGCGCTTGCCTGCCTAGTTTCAATTCAGAAAGGATGCGATCGCGGATAGCCTCAAGGTCTGGCTGCTGTTGTTGCCTGAGATCAGAGTTTTCCGCGTTGCCAGAAGAGGCGCGCTCACACCCACCAAAGACTGCACTGGGCGGTACTGTCTAGGTGTAGCCTGGAAATTATCACCTTAATCGCTGTATTGGATGAAGATCGACAGGCACGGCAGAGCCAAAATACTCACCCCAATTGAAATCCAGTTGCTATTTAACTCTGGGCTACAAAACAGCCGAGATCGCGCCCTGTTTGGCATCTGCCTTTACACCGCTTGCCGGATTACCGAAGCTTGCACCTTAAGGCGAAAAGATGTCTTCGACGAAAAAAGAAGAGTCCGTAGTGAATTAATCATTCGCAAAGCCAATACCAAAGGCAAGCTGGCAACGCGCACGATTTGGGTGGGCGAGGAGCTGCGGAGTTTGTTAATCGACTACAACCCCCCATCCTACCAATGGTTTTTGTTTCCAGGTCGTCACGGCAAAGGACACATTAACCCAGATAGTGCTGCTCGTATATTGCGCGAAGCTTGCCGCATAGTGGGGATAGAAGGAGCTAGTACCCATTCATTCCGGCGCACCGCCTTAACGATAATGAGCGACGCTAGAATCCCCTTGCGAGTCATACAGGAAGTATCAGGACACCGCACCCTGGACGAATTACAGAAATACTTAGAGGTTCGCCCAGAGCAAGTCAGGGGAGCGATCGCGTCTTTATCTATGCTCTCCCATGTCGGGAAAACGCGCTATCACGACCTAGACATCGACCTAAACACGTCAAGTCAGGAAGTTGACTGCTCTCTATCCCCCGATAACGAGTCATTGTAGCTTGGTTACAGTCAGCTGCGCGTGCGGGTTGCTGTTTCGTTCATTTCGGATGTTCCGCTCGTTTCGTATAATTGTTAGTAGAGGTAGCTCGCCCTTTTGACAATTCGATCTCTCAAAAGCGATCGCTCGGACACCATACAGCCAATGACTATTTCGACACCATTGGAAACATGACACTATCAGCTCCCCGTTCCTTCGACATTATTGCACCGACAGCAGAAGATTCTGCAATCGCCCAAGCCAGCAGCCAAATTTTGGCATCAATTGTGGACTCGGACGCATCTCATTGCACAATTAGGGTGATGCTAGATGGCACACAAGGTGAAGCGGTTACTATCCCAACATCTGCGTTGCGTCTTTTCGTTGACATCTTGACCCAGATGGCTAAAGGCAATGCTGTCAGTATCGTTCCCATCAAAAAGGAACTCACTACCTCTGAGGCAGCTGACATTTTGAATGTCTCTCGTCCCTACTTAGTGGACTTACTGGAGTCGGGAAAAATTCCTTTCCGCAAAGTTGGAACCCGTCGCCGGATTCTCTATCAAGATTTGATGACATACAAACACCGGATTGACGAAAGGCGGCGGCAAGCCCTGGCTGAGTTGGCTGCCCAAGCCCAAGAACTAAACATGGGTTACGAGTAGCTAAGTGGCTTTTTTCACTGCGGTCTACGATGCCTCTGTTTTATATCCAGCACCGCTGCGGGATTTTTTGATGTGGCTGGCGCTCACCGACCTGTTTAAGGCTCGTTGGACGGATGAGATTCATGACGAATGGATGAGAAACGTTCTTTTGAACCGTCCTGACCTAACACTAGCTCAACTGACCCGCACGAAAAATCTGATGAATGCCAATGTCCGAGATTGTCTAGTCACAGATTATTCGTCGCTCATCCCAAGTCTTGAACTACCAGATCCAGACGATCTCCACGTTCTAGCTGCGGCAATTCGTTCTGCTGCTAGTTTTATTGTCACCTTCAACCTCAAGGATTTTCCGATGGTGGCTCTTGCACCCTATGGCGTTGAAGCAATTCACCCAGATGAGTTTATCCTGCAACTGATTGACCTGAACGCGGTAGAGGTTGGGTATGCCGCTAATCGGCAACTAAGCACGCTCAAAAATCCACCACGAACGCAGGATGAATACCTAGACACGCTGATAAAGCAAGGACTGCCGCAGTCAGCGGCATCGCTGCGCGAGTTGTTTGAAGAGATGCCAGAAATTTGAGGAGAGCTAATTCTGAAACTAATAAAGTTTCTGCAACACAACCCTTTTAGGCTATCCTTCTCCCTGTATTTCTGTAAATCTGTAAACACGATTTATTACAATTACGGAAATAATG
This genomic stretch from Scytonema millei VB511283 harbors:
- a CDS encoding PIN domain-containing protein; translated protein: MAFFTAVYDASVLYPAPLRDFLMWLALTDLFKARWTDEIHDEWMRNVLLNRPDLTLAQLTRTKNLMNANVRDCLVTDYSSLIPSLELPDPDDLHVLAAAIRSAASFIVTFNLKDFPMVALAPYGVEAIHPDEFILQLIDLNAVEVGYAANRQLSTLKNPPRTQDEYLDTLIKQGLPQSAASLRELFEEMPEI
- a CDS encoding tyrosine-type recombinase/integrase, translated to MKIDRHGRAKILTPIEIQLLFNSGLQNSRDRALFGICLYTACRITEACTLRRKDVFDEKRRVRSELIIRKANTKGKLATRTIWVGEELRSLLIDYNPPSYQWFLFPGRHGKGHINPDSAARILREACRIVGIEGASTHSFRRTALTIMSDARIPLRVIQEVSGHRTLDELQKYLEVRPEQVRGAIASLSMLSHVGKTRYHDLDIDLNTSSQEVDCSLSPDNESL
- a CDS encoding helix-turn-helix domain-containing protein, with amino-acid sequence MLVEVARPFDNSISQKRSLGHHTANDYFDTIGNMTLSAPRSFDIIAPTAEDSAIAQASSQILASIVDSDASHCTIRVMLDGTQGEAVTIPTSALRLFVDILTQMAKGNAVSIVPIKKELTTSEAADILNVSRPYLVDLLESGKIPFRKVGTRRRILYQDLMTYKHRIDERRRQALAELAAQAQELNMGYE